In Sebastes fasciatus isolate fSebFas1 chromosome 24, fSebFas1.pri, whole genome shotgun sequence, the following are encoded in one genomic region:
- the lrrfip1b gene encoding uncharacterized protein lrrfip1b isoform X4, whose product MKYNRCRIYKRSWSLNVISTSDQTKPDALKPVKGFDQQTRDRTGKHPGRHEDARKLPRNKGSEKDPTKKQEGNSLFRNEGIEKQQMKSAAQMCAPKSAVTGLIVDGQAFKRRTKPHSESVASNRDVLVTEMERYFDGKIQTNLGGTQPFVHPSESQANCVGLVSPVRGASTGKVHKSRLVPPRPVKDIILDNKAMVSSIMAAGRLNQEKQKQHIAVVMGNPSSDRDVARNCSSAVDQIYQNQERDGNTYSDVKCSEGEVVSDIPALGAKEDRINEFSTPTSVDSWKENEFVDKLAEIVGDECDGSFEDEESNVLTDLVEHETVASMGKPPQSATVSENWGSNRNEDKALKNNGDLSCSGVSEGPSSETKLKPSGLDAFLPAEGAIIGRKSGTLENWRINDEEPVREAAQIQEKTQDNPSERPESKDQTETPKSPAPFVPVETWKDWSCLEKTIQSMLRGFVENQGFAAEISRISPEVPESLHRWISDFEKTLKNVAENVSDQRDTVDQESTGIKLTPEGELPLKDIPDEPEREEPSTAGHSEIIKDCSVSGMLEIHPQTYVSLDSRTPPASDDQEATESTSGGMPSICNYRVKVTESSQEEGRRSQGDPTVTSWSEEFVFVEFYFAEPARTNRVPAAEEVFETQLKRHRTLATNSQSLKVRRLIEITDEIKAMAVPELLFMSLQEGRVIEDERIDESSGSISEDQEELSVGDMDSCEEVDEDATEVVVEDVKVATGVKHLSGRRGSGSHKHKTDCKIS is encoded by the coding sequence ATGAAGTACAACCGCTGTCGGATTTATAAACGTTCCTGGTCACTAAACGTCATTTCTACCAGCGACCAAACCAAACCAGACGCGTTAAAACCAGTGAAGGGGTTTGATCAACAGACCAGGGACAGAACGGGAAAACATCCGGGTCGACACGAGGACGCAAGGAAACTACCAAGAAACAAAGGAAGTGAAAAGGATCCGACCAAGAAACAAGAGGGAAATTCTTTGTTTAGAAATGAAGGAATTGAAAAACAACAGATGAAAAGTGCTGCTCAGATGTGTGCGCCGAAATCTGCCGTCACCGGATTAATTGTTGATGGTCAAGCCTTTAAAAGAAGAACCAAACCTCACAGTGAATCTGTAGCGTCGAACCGGGATGTCCTTGTGACGGAAATGGAGCGCTACTTTGACGGCAAGATTCAAACCAATCTGGGAGGAACTCAACCGTTCGTACATCCGTCTGAAAGTCAGGCAAACTGTGTGGGTTTGGTTTCACCGGTTCGCGGAGCTTCAACTGGAAAAGTCCACAAATCAAGACTTGTTCCACCTCGACCAGTAAAAGACATCATCCTGGACAACAAGGCGATGGTGTCGAGTATCATGGCTGCTGGCAGACTGAAccaagagaaacaaaaacaacacatcgCAGTTGTGATGGGAAATCCATCTTCTGACAGGGATGTTGCGCGAAATTGTTCGTCTGCTGTTGATCAAATTTATCAGAAtcaagagagagatggaaacaCCTACAGCGATGTAAAGTGTTCAGAAGGAGAAGTGGTATCTGACATTCCAGCTTTGGGTGCAAAGGAAGATAGAATAAATGAGTTCAGTACTCCGACATCCGTGGACAGTTGGAAAGAAAATGAATTTGTCGATAAGTTGGCTGAGATTGTTGGTGACGAGTGTGATGGAAGTTTTGAAGATGAAGAATCAAACGTTCTCACGGATTTGGTAGAACATGAGACGGTTGCATCGATGGGTAAGCCCCCTCAAAGTGCCACAGTTTCAGAGAATTGGGGAAGTAACCGAAATGAGGACAAAGCCTTAAAGAACAATGGGGATTTAAGTTGTTCTGGTGTATCTGAAGGTCCAAGCTCTGAAACCAAACTCAAACCATCAGGGCTTGATGCATTTCTACCAGCAGAGGGGGCAATCATTGGGAGAAAGTCGGGTACGCTCGAGAACTGGAGGATTAATGATGAGGAACCAGTTAGAGAAGCTGCTCAGATTCAGGAAAAGACTCAAGACAATCCCTCTGAACGTCCCGAAAGCAAGGACCAGACAGAAACACCAAAGTCACCAGCTCCGTTTGTCCCAGTCGAGACGTGGAAGGACTGGAGTTGTTTGGAAAAGACGATTCAAAGCATGCTGAGAGGGTTTGTTGAAAATCAGGGCTTTGCGGCTGAAATCTCAAGAATTTCACCAGAGGTCCCAGAATCTCTTCATCGGTGGATTTCAGATTTTGAGAAGACGTTAAAGAACGTGGCGGAAAATGTGTCGGATCAGCGTGATACAGTCGACCAAGAATCAACAGGCATTAAACTTACGCCTGAGGGTGAACTGCCTTTGAAGGACATACCGGACGAACCTGAAAGGGAGGAACCGAGTACTGCTGGACATTCGGAGATCATAAAAGACTGTTCAGTCTCAGGGATGTTGGAGATACATCCTCAAACTTATGTCTCCTTGGACTCAAGGACTCCTCCAGCAAGTGATGACCAAGAAGCAACAGAAAGTACCTCAGGGGGCATGCCTAGCATATGTAATTATAGGGTGAAAGTCACTGAATCCTCTCAAGAAGAAGGACGGCGAAGTCAGGGCGATCCAACGGTGACGAGCTGGTCTGAggaatttgtttttgttgaattTTACTTTGCTGAACCTGCCAGAACCAATCGTGTCCCTGCTGCTGAAGAAGTTTTTGAGACACAACTCAAAAGGCATCGAACGTTAGCAACGAACTCTCAAAGCCTAAAGGTCAGAAGGCTTATAGAAATAACAGATGAAATCAAGGCGATGGCTGTTCCTGAACTGTTGTTTATGAGCCTACAAGAAGGGAGAGTCATTGAGGACGAACGTATCGACGAGTCATCGGGGTCGATTAGTGAGGATCAGGAGGAGCTGTCGGTTGGAGACATGGACAGCTGCGAGGAGGTTGACGAGGACGCGACTGAGGTTGTCGTTGAAGATGTTAAAGTGGCGACCGGCGTGAAACACCTGAGTGGAAGGAGAGGATCTggttcacacaaacacaaaactgactgcaagatttcatag
- the lrrfip1b gene encoding uncharacterized protein lrrfip1b isoform X1, giving the protein MVWIISGVTLNSGCFSSLTCVLSFFFVAFQEDNERYSRHSRRHASMSDDEERMSVGSRGSLRPSDYSGLFGSSSRASSRTSSARASPVVEERPDRDFLEKGSRTASTLSAATLASLGGASSRRGSCDTSFSVETEASIRDMKDSLAEAEEKYRKAMVSNAQLHNEKSTLMYQVETLKEELSDMEELLWESRRHGDDRTKELERQHQENGVLRFQFKETEETLRHTEELLTEVSDLRLKSSSYIQEVSDLQEVLQWKEKKMAALERQREMSDIIRIERDRLRDDVVRLRDLLKKHGVVVSPEVSTNGETGRGEADDDVDAQSASRLAEEPSHGGRESMLGTVRERQPPEGIKLPQDDMKYNRCRIYKRSWSLNVISTSDQTKPDALKPVKGFDQQTRDRTGKHPGRHEDARKLPRNKGSEKDPTKKQEGNSLFRNEGIEKQQMKSAAQMCAPKSAVTGLIVDGQAFKRRTKPHSESVASNRDVLVTEMERYFDGKIQTNLGGTQPFVHPSESQANCVGLVSPVRGASTGKVHKSRLVPPRPVKDIILDNKAMVSSIMAAGRLNQEKQKQHIAVVMGNPSSDRDVARNCSSAVDQIYQNQERDGNTYSDVKCSEGEVVSDIPALGAKEDRINEFSTPTSVDSWKENEFVDKLAEIVGDECDGSFEDEESNVLTDLVEHETVASMGKPPQSATVSENWGSNRNEDKALKNNGDLSCSGVSEGPSSETKLKPSGLDAFLPAEGAIIGRKSGTLENWRINDEEPVREAAQIQEKTQDNPSERPESKDQTETPKSPAPFVPVETWKDWSCLEKTIQSMLRGFVENQGFAAEISRISPEVPESLHRWISDFEKTLKNVAENVSDQRDTVDQESTGIKLTPEGELPLKDIPDEPEREEPSTAGHSEIIKDCSVSGMLEIHPQTYVSLDSRTPPASDDQEATESTSGGMPSICNYRVKVTESSQEEGRRSQGDPTVTSWSEEFVFVEFYFAEPARTNRVPAAEEVFETQLKRHRTLATNSQSLKVRRLIEITDEIKAMAVPELLFMSLQEGRVIEDERIDESSGSISEDQEELSVGDMDSCEEVDEDATEVVVEDVKVATGVKHLSGRRGSGSHKHKTDCKIS; this is encoded by the exons ccGTCAGACTACAGCGGCCTCTTTGGTTCCAGCTCTCGGGCCTCTTCCAGGACCAGTTCAGCTCGGGCCAGCCCCGTG gtgGAGGAGAGACCTGACAGAGACTTCCTGGAGAAA ggCTCCAGGACCGCCTCCACGCTCTCCGCCGCCACGCTGGCGTCGCTGGGCGGCGCCTCGTCTCGCAGAGGAAGCTGTGACACGTCGTTCTCCGTGGAGACGGAGGCGTCCATCAGGGACATGAAG GATTCTCTGGCGGAGGCGGAGGAGAAGTACCGTAAAGCGATGGTTTCTAACGCTCAGCTTCACAACGAGAAGTCCACTCTGATGTATCAGGTGGAAACTCTGAAGGAGGAgctgagcgacatggaggagctgctCTGGGAGTCCCGGCGCCACGGAGACGACCGCACCAAG GAGTTGGAGCGACAGCATCAGGAGAACGGCGTCCTCCGGTTCCAGTTTAAAGAGACGGAAGAaactctgagacacactgaggagctgctgacg gaggTGTCAGACCTCCGTCTGAAGAGCAGCAGTTATATCCAGGAGGTGTCAGACCTCCAGGAGGTGCTGCAGTGGAAAGAGAAGAAGATGGCG gcgttagagaggcagagagaaatgTCCGACATCATTCGGATCGAACGCGACCGGCTCAGAGACGACGTCGTCCGACTGAGAGATTTACTGAAG AAGCACGGCGTCGTCGTGTCTCCTGAGGTGTCCACCAACGGGGAGACGGGACGGGGCGAGGCCGACGACGATGTCGACGCACAATCTGCCTCCCGATTGGCTGAGGAGCCGTCACATGGTGGAAGAGAGAGCATGCTGG GGACAGTTCGAGAGCGACAGCCACCAGAGGGCATCAAACTCCCGCAGGACGACATGAAGTACAACCGCTGTCGGATTTATAAACGTTCCTGGTCACTAAACGTCATTTCTACCAGCGACCAAACCAAACCAGACGCGTTAAAACCAGTGAAGGGGTTTGATCAACAGACCAGGGACAGAACGGGAAAACATCCGGGTCGACACGAGGACGCAAGGAAACTACCAAGAAACAAAGGAAGTGAAAAGGATCCGACCAAGAAACAAGAGGGAAATTCTTTGTTTAGAAATGAAGGAATTGAAAAACAACAGATGAAAAGTGCTGCTCAGATGTGTGCGCCGAAATCTGCCGTCACCGGATTAATTGTTGATGGTCAAGCCTTTAAAAGAAGAACCAAACCTCACAGTGAATCTGTAGCGTCGAACCGGGATGTCCTTGTGACGGAAATGGAGCGCTACTTTGACGGCAAGATTCAAACCAATCTGGGAGGAACTCAACCGTTCGTACATCCGTCTGAAAGTCAGGCAAACTGTGTGGGTTTGGTTTCACCGGTTCGCGGAGCTTCAACTGGAAAAGTCCACAAATCAAGACTTGTTCCACCTCGACCAGTAAAAGACATCATCCTGGACAACAAGGCGATGGTGTCGAGTATCATGGCTGCTGGCAGACTGAAccaagagaaacaaaaacaacacatcgCAGTTGTGATGGGAAATCCATCTTCTGACAGGGATGTTGCGCGAAATTGTTCGTCTGCTGTTGATCAAATTTATCAGAAtcaagagagagatggaaacaCCTACAGCGATGTAAAGTGTTCAGAAGGAGAAGTGGTATCTGACATTCCAGCTTTGGGTGCAAAGGAAGATAGAATAAATGAGTTCAGTACTCCGACATCCGTGGACAGTTGGAAAGAAAATGAATTTGTCGATAAGTTGGCTGAGATTGTTGGTGACGAGTGTGATGGAAGTTTTGAAGATGAAGAATCAAACGTTCTCACGGATTTGGTAGAACATGAGACGGTTGCATCGATGGGTAAGCCCCCTCAAAGTGCCACAGTTTCAGAGAATTGGGGAAGTAACCGAAATGAGGACAAAGCCTTAAAGAACAATGGGGATTTAAGTTGTTCTGGTGTATCTGAAGGTCCAAGCTCTGAAACCAAACTCAAACCATCAGGGCTTGATGCATTTCTACCAGCAGAGGGGGCAATCATTGGGAGAAAGTCGGGTACGCTCGAGAACTGGAGGATTAATGATGAGGAACCAGTTAGAGAAGCTGCTCAGATTCAGGAAAAGACTCAAGACAATCCCTCTGAACGTCCCGAAAGCAAGGACCAGACAGAAACACCAAAGTCACCAGCTCCGTTTGTCCCAGTCGAGACGTGGAAGGACTGGAGTTGTTTGGAAAAGACGATTCAAAGCATGCTGAGAGGGTTTGTTGAAAATCAGGGCTTTGCGGCTGAAATCTCAAGAATTTCACCAGAGGTCCCAGAATCTCTTCATCGGTGGATTTCAGATTTTGAGAAGACGTTAAAGAACGTGGCGGAAAATGTGTCGGATCAGCGTGATACAGTCGACCAAGAATCAACAGGCATTAAACTTACGCCTGAGGGTGAACTGCCTTTGAAGGACATACCGGACGAACCTGAAAGGGAGGAACCGAGTACTGCTGGACATTCGGAGATCATAAAAGACTGTTCAGTCTCAGGGATGTTGGAGATACATCCTCAAACTTATGTCTCCTTGGACTCAAGGACTCCTCCAGCAAGTGATGACCAAGAAGCAACAGAAAGTACCTCAGGGGGCATGCCTAGCATATGTAATTATAGGGTGAAAGTCACTGAATCCTCTCAAGAAGAAGGACGGCGAAGTCAGGGCGATCCAACGGTGACGAGCTGGTCTGAggaatttgtttttgttgaattTTACTTTGCTGAACCTGCCAGAACCAATCGTGTCCCTGCTGCTGAAGAAGTTTTTGAGACACAACTCAAAAGGCATCGAACGTTAGCAACGAACTCTCAAAGCCTAAAGGTCAGAAGGCTTATAGAAATAACAGATGAAATCAAGGCGATGGCTGTTCCTGAACTGTTGTTTATGAGCCTACAAGAAGGGAGAGTCATTGAGGACGAACGTATCGACGAGTCATCGGGGTCGATTAGTGAGGATCAGGAGGAGCTGTCGGTTGGAGACATGGACAGCTGCGAGGAGGTTGACGAGGACGCGACTGAGGTTGTCGTTGAAGATGTTAAAGTGGCGACCGGCGTGAAACACCTGAGTGGAAGGAGAGGATCTggttcacacaaacacaaaactgactgcaagatttcatag
- the lrrfip1b gene encoding uncharacterized protein lrrfip1b isoform X2 translates to MAALERQREMSDIIRIERDRLRDDVVRLRDLLKKHGVVVSPEVSTNGETGRGEADDDVDAQSASRLAEEPSHGGRESMLGTVRERQPPEGIKLPQDDMKYNRCRIYKRSWSLNVISTSDQTKPDALKPVKGFDQQTRDRTGKHPGRHEDARKLPRNKGSEKDPTKKQEGNSLFRNEGIEKQQMKSAAQMCAPKSAVTGLIVDGQAFKRRTKPHSESVASNRDVLVTEMERYFDGKIQTNLGGTQPFVHPSESQANCVGLVSPVRGASTGKVHKSRLVPPRPVKDIILDNKAMVSSIMAAGRLNQEKQKQHIAVVMGNPSSDRDVARNCSSAVDQIYQNQERDGNTYSDVKCSEGEVVSDIPALGAKEDRINEFSTPTSVDSWKENEFVDKLAEIVGDECDGSFEDEESNVLTDLVEHETVASMGKPPQSATVSENWGSNRNEDKALKNNGDLSCSGVSEGPSSETKLKPSGLDAFLPAEGAIIGRKSGTLENWRINDEEPVREAAQIQEKTQDNPSERPESKDQTETPKSPAPFVPVETWKDWSCLEKTIQSMLRGFVENQGFAAEISRISPEVPESLHRWISDFEKTLKNVAENVSDQRDTVDQESTGIKLTPEGELPLKDIPDEPEREEPSTAGHSEIIKDCSVSGMLEIHPQTYVSLDSRTPPASDDQEATESTSGGMPSICNYRVKVTESSQEEGRRSQGDPTVTSWSEEFVFVEFYFAEPARTNRVPAAEEVFETQLKRHRTLATNSQSLKVRRLIEITDEIKAMAVPELLFMSLQEGRVIEDERIDESSGSISEDQEELSVGDMDSCEEVDEDATEVVVEDVKVATGVKHLSGRRGSGSHKHKTDCKIS, encoded by the exons ATGGCG gcgttagagaggcagagagaaatgTCCGACATCATTCGGATCGAACGCGACCGGCTCAGAGACGACGTCGTCCGACTGAGAGATTTACTGAAG AAGCACGGCGTCGTCGTGTCTCCTGAGGTGTCCACCAACGGGGAGACGGGACGGGGCGAGGCCGACGACGATGTCGACGCACAATCTGCCTCCCGATTGGCTGAGGAGCCGTCACATGGTGGAAGAGAGAGCATGCTGG GGACAGTTCGAGAGCGACAGCCACCAGAGGGCATCAAACTCCCGCAGGACGACATGAAGTACAACCGCTGTCGGATTTATAAACGTTCCTGGTCACTAAACGTCATTTCTACCAGCGACCAAACCAAACCAGACGCGTTAAAACCAGTGAAGGGGTTTGATCAACAGACCAGGGACAGAACGGGAAAACATCCGGGTCGACACGAGGACGCAAGGAAACTACCAAGAAACAAAGGAAGTGAAAAGGATCCGACCAAGAAACAAGAGGGAAATTCTTTGTTTAGAAATGAAGGAATTGAAAAACAACAGATGAAAAGTGCTGCTCAGATGTGTGCGCCGAAATCTGCCGTCACCGGATTAATTGTTGATGGTCAAGCCTTTAAAAGAAGAACCAAACCTCACAGTGAATCTGTAGCGTCGAACCGGGATGTCCTTGTGACGGAAATGGAGCGCTACTTTGACGGCAAGATTCAAACCAATCTGGGAGGAACTCAACCGTTCGTACATCCGTCTGAAAGTCAGGCAAACTGTGTGGGTTTGGTTTCACCGGTTCGCGGAGCTTCAACTGGAAAAGTCCACAAATCAAGACTTGTTCCACCTCGACCAGTAAAAGACATCATCCTGGACAACAAGGCGATGGTGTCGAGTATCATGGCTGCTGGCAGACTGAAccaagagaaacaaaaacaacacatcgCAGTTGTGATGGGAAATCCATCTTCTGACAGGGATGTTGCGCGAAATTGTTCGTCTGCTGTTGATCAAATTTATCAGAAtcaagagagagatggaaacaCCTACAGCGATGTAAAGTGTTCAGAAGGAGAAGTGGTATCTGACATTCCAGCTTTGGGTGCAAAGGAAGATAGAATAAATGAGTTCAGTACTCCGACATCCGTGGACAGTTGGAAAGAAAATGAATTTGTCGATAAGTTGGCTGAGATTGTTGGTGACGAGTGTGATGGAAGTTTTGAAGATGAAGAATCAAACGTTCTCACGGATTTGGTAGAACATGAGACGGTTGCATCGATGGGTAAGCCCCCTCAAAGTGCCACAGTTTCAGAGAATTGGGGAAGTAACCGAAATGAGGACAAAGCCTTAAAGAACAATGGGGATTTAAGTTGTTCTGGTGTATCTGAAGGTCCAAGCTCTGAAACCAAACTCAAACCATCAGGGCTTGATGCATTTCTACCAGCAGAGGGGGCAATCATTGGGAGAAAGTCGGGTACGCTCGAGAACTGGAGGATTAATGATGAGGAACCAGTTAGAGAAGCTGCTCAGATTCAGGAAAAGACTCAAGACAATCCCTCTGAACGTCCCGAAAGCAAGGACCAGACAGAAACACCAAAGTCACCAGCTCCGTTTGTCCCAGTCGAGACGTGGAAGGACTGGAGTTGTTTGGAAAAGACGATTCAAAGCATGCTGAGAGGGTTTGTTGAAAATCAGGGCTTTGCGGCTGAAATCTCAAGAATTTCACCAGAGGTCCCAGAATCTCTTCATCGGTGGATTTCAGATTTTGAGAAGACGTTAAAGAACGTGGCGGAAAATGTGTCGGATCAGCGTGATACAGTCGACCAAGAATCAACAGGCATTAAACTTACGCCTGAGGGTGAACTGCCTTTGAAGGACATACCGGACGAACCTGAAAGGGAGGAACCGAGTACTGCTGGACATTCGGAGATCATAAAAGACTGTTCAGTCTCAGGGATGTTGGAGATACATCCTCAAACTTATGTCTCCTTGGACTCAAGGACTCCTCCAGCAAGTGATGACCAAGAAGCAACAGAAAGTACCTCAGGGGGCATGCCTAGCATATGTAATTATAGGGTGAAAGTCACTGAATCCTCTCAAGAAGAAGGACGGCGAAGTCAGGGCGATCCAACGGTGACGAGCTGGTCTGAggaatttgtttttgttgaattTTACTTTGCTGAACCTGCCAGAACCAATCGTGTCCCTGCTGCTGAAGAAGTTTTTGAGACACAACTCAAAAGGCATCGAACGTTAGCAACGAACTCTCAAAGCCTAAAGGTCAGAAGGCTTATAGAAATAACAGATGAAATCAAGGCGATGGCTGTTCCTGAACTGTTGTTTATGAGCCTACAAGAAGGGAGAGTCATTGAGGACGAACGTATCGACGAGTCATCGGGGTCGATTAGTGAGGATCAGGAGGAGCTGTCGGTTGGAGACATGGACAGCTGCGAGGAGGTTGACGAGGACGCGACTGAGGTTGTCGTTGAAGATGTTAAAGTGGCGACCGGCGTGAAACACCTGAGTGGAAGGAGAGGATCTggttcacacaaacacaaaactgactgcaagatttcatag
- the lrrfip1b gene encoding uncharacterized protein lrrfip1b isoform X3 — protein sequence MLGTVRERQPPEGIKLPQDDMKYNRCRIYKRSWSLNVISTSDQTKPDALKPVKGFDQQTRDRTGKHPGRHEDARKLPRNKGSEKDPTKKQEGNSLFRNEGIEKQQMKSAAQMCAPKSAVTGLIVDGQAFKRRTKPHSESVASNRDVLVTEMERYFDGKIQTNLGGTQPFVHPSESQANCVGLVSPVRGASTGKVHKSRLVPPRPVKDIILDNKAMVSSIMAAGRLNQEKQKQHIAVVMGNPSSDRDVARNCSSAVDQIYQNQERDGNTYSDVKCSEGEVVSDIPALGAKEDRINEFSTPTSVDSWKENEFVDKLAEIVGDECDGSFEDEESNVLTDLVEHETVASMGKPPQSATVSENWGSNRNEDKALKNNGDLSCSGVSEGPSSETKLKPSGLDAFLPAEGAIIGRKSGTLENWRINDEEPVREAAQIQEKTQDNPSERPESKDQTETPKSPAPFVPVETWKDWSCLEKTIQSMLRGFVENQGFAAEISRISPEVPESLHRWISDFEKTLKNVAENVSDQRDTVDQESTGIKLTPEGELPLKDIPDEPEREEPSTAGHSEIIKDCSVSGMLEIHPQTYVSLDSRTPPASDDQEATESTSGGMPSICNYRVKVTESSQEEGRRSQGDPTVTSWSEEFVFVEFYFAEPARTNRVPAAEEVFETQLKRHRTLATNSQSLKVRRLIEITDEIKAMAVPELLFMSLQEGRVIEDERIDESSGSISEDQEELSVGDMDSCEEVDEDATEVVVEDVKVATGVKHLSGRRGSGSHKHKTDCKIS from the exons ATGCTGG GGACAGTTCGAGAGCGACAGCCACCAGAGGGCATCAAACTCCCGCAGGACGACATGAAGTACAACCGCTGTCGGATTTATAAACGTTCCTGGTCACTAAACGTCATTTCTACCAGCGACCAAACCAAACCAGACGCGTTAAAACCAGTGAAGGGGTTTGATCAACAGACCAGGGACAGAACGGGAAAACATCCGGGTCGACACGAGGACGCAAGGAAACTACCAAGAAACAAAGGAAGTGAAAAGGATCCGACCAAGAAACAAGAGGGAAATTCTTTGTTTAGAAATGAAGGAATTGAAAAACAACAGATGAAAAGTGCTGCTCAGATGTGTGCGCCGAAATCTGCCGTCACCGGATTAATTGTTGATGGTCAAGCCTTTAAAAGAAGAACCAAACCTCACAGTGAATCTGTAGCGTCGAACCGGGATGTCCTTGTGACGGAAATGGAGCGCTACTTTGACGGCAAGATTCAAACCAATCTGGGAGGAACTCAACCGTTCGTACATCCGTCTGAAAGTCAGGCAAACTGTGTGGGTTTGGTTTCACCGGTTCGCGGAGCTTCAACTGGAAAAGTCCACAAATCAAGACTTGTTCCACCTCGACCAGTAAAAGACATCATCCTGGACAACAAGGCGATGGTGTCGAGTATCATGGCTGCTGGCAGACTGAAccaagagaaacaaaaacaacacatcgCAGTTGTGATGGGAAATCCATCTTCTGACAGGGATGTTGCGCGAAATTGTTCGTCTGCTGTTGATCAAATTTATCAGAAtcaagagagagatggaaacaCCTACAGCGATGTAAAGTGTTCAGAAGGAGAAGTGGTATCTGACATTCCAGCTTTGGGTGCAAAGGAAGATAGAATAAATGAGTTCAGTACTCCGACATCCGTGGACAGTTGGAAAGAAAATGAATTTGTCGATAAGTTGGCTGAGATTGTTGGTGACGAGTGTGATGGAAGTTTTGAAGATGAAGAATCAAACGTTCTCACGGATTTGGTAGAACATGAGACGGTTGCATCGATGGGTAAGCCCCCTCAAAGTGCCACAGTTTCAGAGAATTGGGGAAGTAACCGAAATGAGGACAAAGCCTTAAAGAACAATGGGGATTTAAGTTGTTCTGGTGTATCTGAAGGTCCAAGCTCTGAAACCAAACTCAAACCATCAGGGCTTGATGCATTTCTACCAGCAGAGGGGGCAATCATTGGGAGAAAGTCGGGTACGCTCGAGAACTGGAGGATTAATGATGAGGAACCAGTTAGAGAAGCTGCTCAGATTCAGGAAAAGACTCAAGACAATCCCTCTGAACGTCCCGAAAGCAAGGACCAGACAGAAACACCAAAGTCACCAGCTCCGTTTGTCCCAGTCGAGACGTGGAAGGACTGGAGTTGTTTGGAAAAGACGATTCAAAGCATGCTGAGAGGGTTTGTTGAAAATCAGGGCTTTGCGGCTGAAATCTCAAGAATTTCACCAGAGGTCCCAGAATCTCTTCATCGGTGGATTTCAGATTTTGAGAAGACGTTAAAGAACGTGGCGGAAAATGTGTCGGATCAGCGTGATACAGTCGACCAAGAATCAACAGGCATTAAACTTACGCCTGAGGGTGAACTGCCTTTGAAGGACATACCGGACGAACCTGAAAGGGAGGAACCGAGTACTGCTGGACATTCGGAGATCATAAAAGACTGTTCAGTCTCAGGGATGTTGGAGATACATCCTCAAACTTATGTCTCCTTGGACTCAAGGACTCCTCCAGCAAGTGATGACCAAGAAGCAACAGAAAGTACCTCAGGGGGCATGCCTAGCATATGTAATTATAGGGTGAAAGTCACTGAATCCTCTCAAGAAGAAGGACGGCGAAGTCAGGGCGATCCAACGGTGACGAGCTGGTCTGAggaatttgtttttgttgaattTTACTTTGCTGAACCTGCCAGAACCAATCGTGTCCCTGCTGCTGAAGAAGTTTTTGAGACACAACTCAAAAGGCATCGAACGTTAGCAACGAACTCTCAAAGCCTAAAGGTCAGAAGGCTTATAGAAATAACAGATGAAATCAAGGCGATGGCTGTTCCTGAACTGTTGTTTATGAGCCTACAAGAAGGGAGAGTCATTGAGGACGAACGTATCGACGAGTCATCGGGGTCGATTAGTGAGGATCAGGAGGAGCTGTCGGTTGGAGACATGGACAGCTGCGAGGAGGTTGACGAGGACGCGACTGAGGTTGTCGTTGAAGATGTTAAAGTGGCGACCGGCGTGAAACACCTGAGTGGAAGGAGAGGATCTggttcacacaaacacaaaactgactgcaagatttcatag